The following proteins are encoded in a genomic region of Leptolyngbya ohadii IS1:
- a CDS encoding type IV secretory system conjugative DNA transfer family protein: MASSSLSSNLWTTLSYTLGGRTGWMLLLLLGVLLGLKIISPKRKGLLTAAQWATTGAKLNAIRLAQKQLKSTKVNDVCLWIGSAPNWQLQGIMPSLLTVTGKPPTVYVPQANRSVAVVGKPNSGKTFSALNPMIVSAIEQGMSLVLYEYKADEQGLGGQMAYLATLAVRYGYKLNIFAPGKPYTCIINPLDFMKDCEDDTTAAVLAEVFHANLTGGGKKGDEFFGSAGKRLIQALFQFAKSTKYPDLAMAFNVLSLPKLVERLDYAANQGKLPYFVRVSFSQFISTLGADKTTSGIQATASDLLTRFISPTMLPSLMGKTNISSILQQKEMIVFQSDIFRQSVVNPLLAAIINIIMNKNFSIARTSPIVFSADELPSIYLPKLPTWANEHRSKGYTGLYGYQSAAQLREGYGKDGADILLGGLATTFWFLPANHDESRMYQEQLGNIEIKVRNKSWNPGKGGGASYSEQLQTRPLMLADEFNGFDIGECVLRNPAYKASGQANLPQHFKQLTVPKADIEREKECEEIWKKELLQNLTDRETARRPKLNLLQQLEARLAEAERLLPLPPDEEDDDYI; this comes from the coding sequence ATGGCAAGCTCATCACTCAGCTCAAACTTGTGGACAACGCTCTCCTATACGCTGGGTGGCAGAACGGGATGGATGCTACTGCTGTTATTGGGGGTGCTGCTGGGACTGAAGATCATCAGCCCCAAGAGAAAAGGACTTTTAACCGCCGCACAGTGGGCAACGACAGGCGCAAAGCTAAACGCGATTCGGCTGGCACAGAAGCAATTGAAATCGACCAAAGTAAACGATGTTTGCCTCTGGATAGGCAGTGCCCCAAACTGGCAGCTACAGGGCATCATGCCAAGCCTGCTGACAGTGACAGGCAAGCCGCCGACCGTTTATGTGCCCCAGGCAAATCGATCGGTTGCAGTCGTCGGAAAACCCAATTCAGGAAAAACCTTTAGTGCCCTGAACCCGATGATCGTGAGCGCGATCGAACAGGGAATGTCGCTTGTATTGTACGAGTACAAGGCAGACGAGCAAGGATTGGGCGGACAAATGGCGTATCTGGCAACGTTAGCGGTGCGCTATGGCTACAAGCTCAATATCTTTGCCCCTGGAAAGCCCTACACCTGCATCATTAACCCACTCGACTTCATGAAGGATTGCGAGGACGACACGACCGCAGCAGTGCTGGCAGAAGTCTTTCACGCAAACCTGACCGGAGGCGGCAAAAAAGGCGATGAGTTTTTCGGCTCTGCTGGGAAGCGACTGATTCAAGCCTTGTTTCAATTTGCTAAAAGTACTAAGTATCCAGATTTGGCAATGGCGTTTAACGTGCTGTCGCTGCCCAAGCTGGTTGAACGGTTAGACTATGCAGCGAATCAAGGCAAGCTGCCGTACTTTGTGCGCGTGAGCTTCAGCCAGTTCATTTCTACGCTGGGCGCAGATAAAACCACATCCGGCATTCAGGCAACGGCATCAGATCTGCTGACGCGATTTATCAGTCCGACGATGCTGCCGTCATTGATGGGCAAGACGAATATTTCCTCAATCCTGCAACAGAAGGAAATGATCGTCTTTCAGTCTGATATTTTCCGGCAGTCGGTGGTCAACCCCTTGCTGGCGGCGATTATCAACATCATCATGAACAAAAACTTTTCGATCGCCCGTACCAGCCCGATTGTCTTCAGCGCAGACGAACTTCCCAGTATCTATTTGCCAAAGCTGCCAACCTGGGCAAACGAACACCGATCGAAGGGGTACACAGGACTGTACGGCTATCAGTCTGCCGCACAGCTTCGAGAAGGCTACGGCAAAGACGGTGCAGATATTTTGCTGGGGGGATTGGCAACAACATTCTGGTTTCTACCTGCGAATCATGACGAATCCCGGATGTATCAGGAGCAGCTTGGGAATATCGAGATCAAGGTTCGCAATAAATCTTGGAATCCTGGCAAAGGGGGCGGAGCTTCCTATAGCGAACAACTGCAAACCCGACCCCTGATGCTGGCAGACGAGTTTAACGGATTTGATATTGGAGAGTGTGTGCTTCGCAATCCTGCTTATAAAGCAAGTGGGCAAGCGAATTTGCCACAACATTTCAAGCAGCTAACGGTTCCCAAAGCCGATATCGAGCGAGAAAAAGAGTGTGAGGAAATTTGGAAGAAAGAGTTACTGCAAAACCTGACCGATCGCGAAACTGCTCGTAGACCCAAACTCAACCTGCTCCAACAGCTTGAGGCGCGACTGGCAGAAGCCGAACGGCTATTGCCGCTGCCGCCCGATGAGGAAGACGACGATTACATCTAA
- a CDS encoding TrbI/VirB10 family protein, translating to MKTDDQYTLITSSSVSQLDPGEFNESDDLSLEERQRLAGLDEETQSLIAPEHRIDPEVVPVKRELAQSPVSRTVFVLGSVGVFVSFGLGIAMIAGIGRSRQPQVAETPPATDSDVVTASDADLYKGRLALTDQQRDQQQPPTPAAPTTAPKRPTPPRRTSAAPARPRPVPSAAPVRARPAPIPIATRPAPPPRTVTPRPAPMPQRTQPEVNPFDQWNRLATIGSASAEVAARPVEEVSRINSSERSYSSIQQTQTDFPSDVIGDSSFNESVSPPITETVGTASADVAISPEEAVPSMPQDVLIASSAGTGSVSSSSSPAPVSVGTRGILEQREIGDGLSPDGNYQVALGTSAEAEVAVPLYWESGRARQGTPGRFAVTLTQPLMSTNGEVALPAGTTFITEAQVSSDQSRIVNQTVVAVVYEGADGQIRQEPVTPGTIVIRGENNGPLIARRHQNSDLGNDLMLGAVGALGRVGELINQGEVFSSSSSSGSSSSSTTITRNGNTNVLAAALDGFFNPLVERMQSRAQSRDADQQSTILEVNEGQPVSVFVNGLLEVAP from the coding sequence ATGAAGACCGACGATCAATACACCCTGATTACCTCCAGTTCAGTCTCTCAACTCGACCCAGGCGAGTTTAATGAGTCGGATGACTTATCACTGGAAGAACGCCAGCGGCTTGCGGGACTGGATGAAGAAACGCAATCTCTAATTGCGCCTGAACATCGCATTGATCCAGAGGTCGTTCCGGTCAAACGTGAACTGGCACAATCTCCCGTTTCACGCACCGTGTTTGTCCTGGGAAGCGTTGGCGTGTTTGTGTCTTTTGGTTTAGGAATTGCGATGATTGCCGGAATTGGGCGATCGCGACAGCCACAGGTTGCAGAGACACCGCCTGCAACCGATAGCGATGTCGTGACGGCTTCAGATGCCGATCTATACAAAGGACGACTAGCCCTCACAGACCAGCAGCGCGATCAGCAGCAGCCACCGACTCCGGCTGCACCCACAACCGCACCTAAGCGACCGACCCCACCTCGCCGCACCAGTGCTGCTCCTGCCCGACCCCGACCCGTCCCATCCGCTGCTCCAGTCCGGGCACGTCCTGCCCCAATTCCCATCGCCACCCGTCCGGCTCCGCCTCCCCGAACCGTCACGCCTCGTCCGGCTCCGATGCCGCAGCGCACTCAGCCAGAGGTCAATCCTTTTGATCAATGGAATCGGCTTGCCACGATCGGCTCAGCCTCCGCAGAAGTGGCAGCAAGACCCGTAGAGGAAGTGTCAAGGATTAATTCATCTGAGCGTTCATACTCGTCGATACAGCAGACTCAGACCGACTTCCCCTCAGATGTAATTGGAGATAGCAGCTTCAATGAAAGCGTCAGCCCACCGATTACTGAAACGGTTGGTACAGCCTCCGCAGATGTAGCCATTTCTCCAGAAGAAGCTGTACCATCAATGCCCCAGGATGTTTTAATCGCATCGAGTGCAGGCACAGGAAGCGTTTCTAGCTCTAGCAGTCCTGCCCCAGTCAGTGTTGGAACCAGAGGCATTTTAGAACAGCGTGAAATTGGGGATGGGCTATCGCCGGACGGAAACTATCAGGTCGCACTGGGAACCTCGGCGGAAGCTGAAGTGGCTGTACCTTTGTACTGGGAATCAGGCAGAGCGAGACAGGGCACTCCAGGGCGATTTGCTGTAACCCTAACGCAGCCGCTAATGTCCACCAATGGAGAAGTGGCTCTTCCGGCTGGAACTACGTTTATTACTGAAGCACAGGTTAGCAGCGACCAGAGCCGCATTGTCAATCAAACGGTAGTGGCAGTGGTGTATGAGGGTGCAGACGGACAAATCCGCCAGGAACCTGTCACGCCAGGAACGATCGTGATACGTGGAGAAAACAATGGACCGCTCATTGCCCGTCGCCACCAGAACAGCGATTTGGGGAACGATTTGATGCTAGGTGCAGTTGGGGCACTGGGACGAGTCGGGGAGTTAATCAACCAGGGAGAAGTGTTCTCGTCAAGTTCCAGTTCTGGCAGTTCGTCTTCTTCAACCACGATTACGCGCAATGGCAACACAAACGTTCTGGCTGCTGCCCTAGATGGCTTCTTTAATCCACTGGTTGAGCGAATGCAGTCTCGCGCTCAGTCACGAGATGCAGATCAGCAAAGCACCATTCTGGAAGTGAATGAAGGGCAACCTGTCTCAGTCTTTGTTAACGGTCTTTTGGAGGTCGCGCCATGA
- the ssb gene encoding single-stranded DNA-binding protein yields MNLGLFTGTIKNSNLRQTESGKTVCNAWLEIASESIQQPSFILPVTAWDELASGLGQMSEGDTITVEGYVEIEETERGGAKQEIITMTATRLAQFNTLSLTGRAGGDPEVKDIEQKDGSFTKVAKFRLAVDRGKSDGEASWFNIEVWGRIAETVEKYVRKGSQIGVTGTVRADTWTDRATGANRSKQTLKVYRMELLGSKPQPRDPETPESAPASVEKAPPEGKGKKRTRTAA; encoded by the coding sequence ATGAACCTTGGACTATTCACAGGCACAATTAAGAACTCTAATCTGCGTCAGACAGAAAGCGGTAAAACCGTTTGTAATGCTTGGCTTGAGATTGCTTCGGAAAGCATTCAGCAACCCTCATTTATTTTGCCTGTTACTGCCTGGGATGAACTGGCAAGCGGACTAGGGCAAATGAGCGAGGGCGATACGATCACGGTTGAGGGCTACGTCGAGATTGAGGAAACCGAGCGCGGTGGAGCAAAGCAGGAAATCATTACGATGACGGCAACCCGATTGGCTCAATTCAACACACTAAGCTTGACGGGTCGGGCAGGCGGCGACCCTGAAGTGAAAGATATTGAGCAAAAAGACGGCAGTTTTACAAAGGTTGCTAAATTTCGGCTTGCCGTGGATCGCGGAAAATCCGATGGCGAGGCAAGCTGGTTCAATATCGAGGTGTGGGGACGCATAGCAGAAACGGTCGAAAAGTATGTCCGCAAAGGAAGTCAGATTGGTGTGACCGGAACAGTGCGAGCAGACACCTGGACGGATCGCGCTACAGGAGCAAACCGCAGTAAGCAAACGCTGAAGGTTTATCGCATGGAACTTTTGGGTAGCAAGCCCCAGCCTAGAGACCCAGAAACGCCTGAATCCGCACCTGCCTCAGTGGAGAAAGCTCCTCCAGAGGGTAAAGGCAAGAAGAGAACCCGCACAGCAGCGTGA
- the topA gene encoding type I DNA topoisomerase → MSKLLIIEAPGKLKKLKAILPDWTIKASGGHIRELAKDKQDALGFQLQGNHVVCQWTPRSPQAKQTIAELRAAVKAADQVILATDEDREGETIGWHLAEELRLKNPLRATYREITSDAVKAAIANPRPLNLDLVHAGLCRSVLDKLVGFKGSPLVWQLNNGAKSVGRVQSATLHLVAELETKIRNFEPQDYWTVFVQYEEGFRAFYHGGVFSPAEAEESDATVPGEGKPDEGDRVTSQAEADRLVQIAQSQPHRVISVEGKTVLKQPPAPFTTSTLQQAASTKLKLNPETTMAVAQKLYEGGYITYMRTDATFLAPPFVEAARGWLEQHDRENLPPQIKQHKSGKNAQEAHEAVRPTDISKTPDGIVRELEGNALGLYTLIWNRTIASLCQPARIQQTRIVTQSGTVQWLAKGQMVVFEGFAKYWRSLGADAELPSIQQGQSLKRTESGSEKKQTQPPSRYSEAQLVQMMERRGIGRPSTFASTIATLKDREYVRVVKSKVEPTDRGMDVDRFLSQAMPTLVDTDFTAEMELQLDLIAEGKLNWEGWLTQWNRTQFEPALSQALRIMPQHAHAHPTSEVSCPSCETPMQQISSTKVRKGFFLKCPTCEDCVMFWNDRSQGWELPKPKAAGKVTSLPCPVCQKPLEEHTYVKEGVEKVMLRCSDDSARQQKNHKEAVYFQSSKGGFWSPKFGTVDYSVTGGS, encoded by the coding sequence ATGAGTAAACTTCTCATTATCGAAGCTCCGGGAAAGCTGAAAAAGCTAAAGGCGATTCTTCCCGATTGGACGATTAAAGCGAGCGGTGGACATATCCGGGAACTGGCAAAAGACAAGCAGGACGCTCTAGGATTCCAGCTACAGGGCAATCATGTTGTTTGCCAATGGACACCCCGCAGTCCCCAGGCAAAACAGACGATCGCTGAACTGCGAGCCGCTGTGAAAGCAGCAGACCAAGTGATCCTGGCAACAGATGAAGACCGGGAGGGCGAGACGATCGGGTGGCATCTGGCGGAGGAACTGCGGCTCAAAAATCCCCTCAGAGCAACTTACCGCGAAATCACTTCAGATGCGGTAAAAGCAGCGATCGCCAACCCCAGACCGCTTAACCTCGATCTGGTTCATGCGGGACTGTGCCGCTCGGTGCTAGATAAATTGGTAGGATTCAAGGGATCTCCCCTGGTATGGCAGCTCAACAACGGGGCGAAGTCCGTAGGGAGGGTGCAGTCAGCAACGCTGCATTTAGTCGCGGAGCTAGAAACCAAAATCCGCAATTTTGAGCCGCAGGACTACTGGACGGTATTTGTGCAGTACGAGGAAGGCTTTCGCGCCTTCTATCACGGCGGCGTATTTTCCCCGGCAGAAGCCGAGGAATCAGATGCAACTGTACCCGGCGAGGGCAAGCCCGACGAGGGCGATCGGGTCACGTCTCAAGCCGAAGCCGATCGATTAGTGCAAATTGCTCAGTCTCAACCGCATCGCGTGATTAGCGTTGAAGGGAAAACGGTCTTGAAACAACCACCTGCACCTTTTACCACGTCCACGCTTCAGCAAGCTGCCAGCACCAAGCTCAAGCTAAACCCGGAAACCACAATGGCGGTGGCGCAAAAGCTCTATGAAGGTGGCTACATCACCTATATGCGAACGGATGCGACGTTTCTGGCTCCGCCCTTTGTAGAGGCAGCGCGAGGTTGGCTGGAACAGCACGACCGGGAGAATTTGCCGCCGCAGATCAAGCAGCACAAGTCAGGCAAAAATGCTCAGGAAGCGCACGAAGCAGTACGACCGACCGACATCAGCAAAACGCCTGATGGCATAGTACGGGAACTGGAAGGCAATGCGCTTGGGCTTTATACCCTGATTTGGAACCGCACGATTGCTTCACTTTGTCAGCCTGCCCGGATTCAGCAAACGCGCATTGTCACTCAGTCGGGCACGGTGCAGTGGTTAGCAAAAGGACAGATGGTTGTCTTTGAAGGGTTTGCGAAATACTGGCGATCATTGGGCGCTGATGCGGAATTACCATCCATCCAGCAAGGGCAATCGCTGAAACGAACGGAATCTGGCAGCGAGAAAAAGCAGACGCAGCCGCCCAGCCGCTACAGCGAAGCGCAGCTTGTGCAGATGATGGAGCGGAGAGGGATTGGTCGCCCCAGTACATTTGCCTCCACGATCGCCACGCTAAAGGATCGGGAATACGTTCGCGTGGTGAAAAGCAAGGTTGAGCCAACCGATCGCGGGATGGATGTAGATCGATTTCTGTCCCAGGCAATGCCAACCCTGGTAGACACCGACTTTACGGCTGAAATGGAATTGCAGCTTGATTTGATTGCCGAAGGCAAATTGAACTGGGAAGGCTGGCTGACGCAGTGGAATCGAACGCAGTTTGAACCTGCTCTGAGCCAAGCCCTTCGCATCATGCCGCAACACGCTCATGCTCACCCCACGTCTGAAGTGAGTTGCCCAAGCTGTGAAACGCCCATGCAGCAGATTTCTAGCACCAAAGTTAGAAAGGGGTTCTTCCTCAAGTGCCCAACCTGCGAGGACTGCGTGATGTTCTGGAACGATCGGTCGCAGGGGTGGGAGTTACCCAAGCCGAAAGCAGCAGGCAAAGTTACATCCTTGCCCTGTCCGGTGTGCCAAAAGCCATTGGAAGAACACACCTACGTCAAAGAGGGGGTTGAGAAGGTGATGCTGCGGTGCAGCGATGACTCGGCTCGTCAGCAAAAGAACCACAAGGAAGCCGTGTATTTTCAGTCGAGCAAAGGGGGGTTTTGGAGTCCGAAGTTTGGCACAGTCGATTACAGCGTGACTGGGGGCAGCTAG